The DNA sequence AATATGTATACGTGTGCCAAAAATAATCAGTATCGAAGAATATTATTtgtaaattattcgaaaaatatgaaaaacatcacttaccagaagaaaaatataatcagtAGTAGATTTTAGTCTAAGATGTATAAATAGAGTAGATCGTTGGTTAAGCTGTTAGACAACGCGCATGAATACGATAGAAGAAAAACAGATCCAACTCTAACTCCGGCTGCTGTCAAGGCGACACTGAACAACCCCCTCGCAGCGTTCTGTTATGGTTATGACTTGCGTTAGCTGCCGGGTACTATGAAAATCAACTTCCCTTTAAGGAGCGTGCGCAGCATTATTTATTTTCCGATAATGCGGTCGATTGTGCCTGTATAATGGAACATTCattttcttcctttcattaCGGTTTCATGCGTGCAATTtgacaaatataatataaaaaagtatagaaaaatcaattattattaatattcaataatattattgtatatcACACGCTCTGTAATCACaatacaatttatataataatatgtacatatgtatgatAAAGTGATGTTGTGATAATATCCCGATGCTTCCTACATGAAACAGGTACAATTTGAATATGTTAGTGTTTGATGAAAAGCATATTTCGCCACctatgtatgtgtgtatgtgatGCACTAACGTTTCTCTTAAATCATTCAATAATTTCGAATAACTATACTTAATGCAAGATCGAGTATTTTCACAACATTGAATTACCATCTATCGATGATTAAAGTCCTTATATAACTCTCTGGTATTTCTCCAGATTAAATTAATCAACAATCGCTTGGGACACATAATACAATGAGATAGAATTAATTTTCCATAACACGAAATAAACAATTATGTGTCAATAATAAGTATAAAAGACAAGTTTACATCTGCATCGATAATTGCAAAATCATACTGATAAATTCAAATCCATTTTTAGACAATAATCAAAGTAAAGATTATCAATACTAGacgttaaataaattttctatctacAAAGGAATAATACATCCTGTTTTACCTACGTTTCATCATTTAACTTTAACCTACACGtacctatacatacataaatacaAAATTCTTACGAATCGTGTCCCTTGGTCTCTTTTCATCCCCTTTTTCTTTGTATACTTTACGTATACTCTTacacattttattattattattatatcgtgtTAACTGCTTTTTAtgaatattgtattatatatatggtTACACATACTTGTGTCATCTACTTTGAAATTTGTAAACGCATTGCAAAAAATTCTACAGACACACATTAAAGTTACTCTTGATAGATTAACAGCATTGAATGCTTTCACAAGAGTTTTGCATAAGTATGCTGAACAATGATAAATTTGTTAATGTTAATGTGTAATTCATAATTTCAgattcatttagtttgcttaaAAAATCGAAACATTAATCTGTGATGTATCTGTGATGCAATTATTAACCGATCGTATACAGGTAGAAAAAGAAGGCGAATAGTTGATAATTATTCGGGTATGAAACAAGCATAAAAATATTGATAGAAGTATTTCTTTCTAATAATTGAACAGATGCCTAGCCCTTAAGACGTTTGATAGAGTAAATCgtgaatacaaaataaaaattgcaacaTATTATGAAGGAATAGACTTGTATTACAAATGTATTAATCATTTGGAATTGGTTCTTTCCCAAAAAATTGATTCTTTGTTGGTGGAATGATATGCAATTATTAGGAAAATGtttaattcattttttattgtataaatatattaccACAAAATATTACTAGAAAATCATTTTTGCAATTTGTAAcaagagaaaataaaaagacagaaactgaatgaaaattttaatataaagagACGAAAGATGAGGGAGTAAAATCAAAGTAAATAAAAAGTTGTAACTACATCATGAAGAAAGTTGTACAGTGTAAACATGAAAGCGATTGTCagcaaaatattattaattggaACAACGAACAATTATTACACAGTTTTCCCTAGCAAACCTTTTTCTCTAAGCGTTTCTCGCTTTacatcataatatatatcaacATTAACGACGTCGACGACATCACCAATGTCAGTGCTATGTATATAGTTGTTACTATCTCAAGTATCGCAAAGCTAAGCGACTTTACGCCGCTGTTTATGTGATgcagtaaaaaatatatatatatcttttcgaCTTTTCTACAGTTTCTTTACAGTTACTGTTTTACTTCTCTCAGTTACTGTTCCATCATCATTAAAATAATGAAGATTGGCGAAGATAGTTTGCTATTGTTATatgaaattgaattattattttcttattcagTCATAGCACACCATAGCGAAGAATAAGCGTAAttgttttcatttatttctttcccAACATGACCGACAATCTGTACATTAAATCGCCTCAAGTCCTAAGCGCTTACATAAAGAAATTATTCGAACtgaatatttaaatgaattttacCTAATATTATTACGGCGAAATACCTCTTCTGAGCTTATTTGAAAAAGTGAATAATGAATAGAGAATAGTAATATGAAAGAGTCATGTGTAAATATATACGCGCGCGTACATTCGAATAACGGATTGTgagattttttttcttttcttcctcctcttcctccctTTATCTTTTTCCCCGCTAATAAGGTAATCTCTTTTGCGTGCAACATCAATATATGCGATTTTTCCGACTTTTGGACAAGTATGTTTTGCTTTTATGAAAAATACCGAATGTTCATTTCAGTAACTTGTCCATTTTGTATcggaaggaagaaagagagccCGTGTACATATGTGGATGTGCACATAAATCGAGGCAAGAGCCACGTGCAAATTACGTGcaaatataaacaaattttttaatcatttcaATCTTGCAATgcctttttatattttcttgaaaTGCATATTGTAAGTAAAATATCCGGTCGTGATTGTGTATTAATATTAAGATGAAAAATCatcaaagaaaatatatatgtatatctgaaAGTACGGTAGCGCTTCGAATTGAAATTGTTGTACATATATAACCACAGTTTGCGAGTGTAGTTAATATAAAAACTTCttggaaaagaaaataaaagttaaaagaGCAAAAGTCAACAACAACCACATTTCTCTCACTCGCTCACTCACTCACTTACTCACCCACTCACTCAACAGTCAATCGCTCAATTACTCATTCATTCTCTCTGTTTTTCTGTCTGTTTGTCtgtctcctctctctctctccctctctctcgaAAAGTACAAACTCTTAAGTTACCGCGCTTAATAATAATCGTTCGAAAGTATTATTCTAAGGAAAGTTGTCTCATTactcctttctttttctctcatcATTGCGCTTTCAAATCAGTGGCGAATATCGCTAAATCTGTCGTGGTATGTTTTAtcgttaaccccttaacctacaacgtCGAGCTAGTTTCGTGGTGCGTCTTTCGGGCCAAACATAAGAAACGCGAACTAGACTCGTGGTACGTCCTTCGGGCTACATGCGACAAACATTTTTTTTCTTGACCGCATTTGGACgatatattttcttgaaaaatattaaaaagatatcATTAAAAAATCTTGTTCGATGATCAATTGGTAGTAATTAGTTATGGAACATCTCGCAGCATAAAATTAGTAGTATTGTACACAACTTCGAACGCTCGACTAGAGCGTCAAATAGCTCGATGTTTGACCGACCCTGTCGATGGTTGTTACGACACGCGCTGTTAGAACTTAAATCGTAGGGCAAGGGGCTAAATATAGCAAATAATGAAATAGAACTATAAACCATGCACAACTATAAATCACGTTATATCACATTCAGCGATATCGGACTCCtattttgaaaaaagaaaaaataagcaCGAAAGACACATGTTTCATCAGCAATACCAAATAAGGTAAAACATAAGATATAAATCAATCATTGTACCATCCATATTATTATGCAGATTTTTCATAATAGAAATTCTTCATTTCGTTACTCTTGAATTATTTGACTTATTTAAACCCTATAGGAATCTTGTATTATCATGAAAATTTCACTAATCGtgattttaataatatcttTCATATAAGCCTTTACGCATAATTCGAATACTCGATATCAATATCGTATAGGTTGCCAAACACCGGTGGTTTCATCCCGGCGATAATAATGGGGTCGATTATCACGGAAGACGGTGACAGCCGGAAACTGATTGTCCTGTATGTACTTGAGTGTTGCGCGTACCTAAGGCAGAACATTTCGAAGAACATGAATGAGAAAGAGTCAGGTATAATGACAGGTTAGAAACATTTATCCAATATTGATCTTGTGATCGTTCGATCGATTGCATCGCATTACCTGTGATACAAAATGTGGCAGTTCAACTTCCGGCGCAGTTGAAAGATGTTGTAGAATAAACTGATCGGATTGGGCTAACCAGAGATCTACCCCTCTCAAAGGATCATAGTTGAACGGTCCGATTCTAAGTAAACCAAGCGTACAGTCGTAAACATCCAGAACCTACACAACGACAGACAATCCTTTATGGTTACCAACAATGCGTTACAAGTAATTCAGGTTAAAGGCGTGCGTAATAAAATCGTATTTAGAATTGAGATTTACATATTGCGACTCCTTCGAAATACTTGCGTACCCACCTGTTGACCTCCGGTTAAATGCCTAGCGCATCTCAGCGCCTGGTCGGGTCCCTTGTCGGGAAAAGTTGCAGGGAAAATCTCGCCCGTTTTTACATTCAATCCGATACCATATATTATCGGCCAATGAGTGCTACCTCTTATCGTAGTGTTCAATTCGCCTACACAGCATATAGTAAGATCGATCTCCACTGGCTGCTTGTGAAATGCCGCTAAAAGAAATGCAACGTTTTTTGCACTTTATCTAAATAgaaatgataaaaaaagaaTGACCAGGGGGAGGGGAAGAGGAATGGTGTTGGTGGTTGTAGCGGTAGAGAAAAGACTTACAAAGAATATTGCAAAACAATTCTTCGGAATAATTTCTTGGATCGGAATAACCACCGACGAGTTGTAGTTCCAGACGACCCTCTGGAAATCCAAGGGCGAGTTCTGTTACCCTCTGGATCATTGCTGCTGCTGCATCTTCTGTGCCAGCACCATCCAGGTGCGCTAACGCGGCAGCACCGGAACCTAAATCGCATATTGATTCACAAACGTATTCAATGAATGTGCGTGCGTTTGCACGCCCGCGTGTATCGAACTGTTGTCATCGTTTATTGGCGCAATTAAGCGATAATCGAAATCTTTATGGTAGGGCTTACCGGAATGCCTCACAACGACGATTATACAGGTAGTCATATCATCCGAGCCAATGATGCTCACATTTTCTGAAACAAAAGAATAAAGAGATAAAAGGCTAAACTTAATTATTTCCAGGACTTATAGATTACTGTTTCCTTTCTGTAATTCGTTTGCTTCTGA is a window from the Bombus affinis isolate iyBomAffi1 chromosome 9, iyBomAffi1.2, whole genome shotgun sequence genome containing:
- the LOC126920074 gene encoding protein N-terminal asparagine amidohydrolase, with protein sequence MVLVVNGVLQEDIPTDSRSLYVAHPVYRETATQLQLMPAKLVGPMGLLYVRQREMAATLPHDKNVSIIGSDDMTTCIIVVVRHSGSGAAALAHLDGAGTEDAAAAMIQRVTELALGFPEGRLELQLVGGYSDPRNYSEELFCNILSAFHKQPVEIDLTICCVGELNTTIRGSTHWPIIYGIGLNVKTGEIFPATFPDKGPDQALRCARHLTGGQQVLDVYDCTLGLLRIGPFNYDPLRGVDLWLAQSDQFILQHLSTAPEVELPHFVSQVRATLKYIQDNQFPAVTVFRDNRPHYYRRDETTGVWQPIRY